TGCCAGTTTATAGAGAGAGATGCAACTCAAAACGATACAGCAATCGTTGTGGTGAAATACTTGTACAGCCAAAGATCATACAAAACAGGCGTGTCCTACTGCCAATCATTCCGTATGCGGTGTATGACATTCAGGATAACCTTGGCAATGgacagaagatgaagacattaAATGGAATTATGGGACCTGTTTGGCGGAATCTCCCATTCCATATTCGATGCATGCCCCAGAACATGCTCTTGACCAGAATAATCCAAGGCCCCAAGGAATGTAACGCTGCCCCGACCTGGAAGCAAGCACAGAGTTTACTTGTCAGATTTCAGCGAGTCGCATACCGGCCCAGAGAATTCACGATCAAATCAAAAAGAGTAACACGAACGAGCACTTGTGCAAGGCCGCCTAGTGGGGAAAAGATTACTGAATGTGGAAATCGTGAGGGCGTTTTGGAATTGACCTTGTCCTGTATCTCTATCGTTATATCCCCACTCCTTCTATATGTTGTGCTGTACGGTTAGCAAGACAGATTACAAGTTGTCAAAGTAGAATCATACCAAGATTTGTTGTGAAGTAAGATTTCATTATGGACCTGAATAAAAAAACCTTCAAGTTTGGTGCAGTCTGGAGACACGGATGTGTAACGTGAACATTATGCAAAGACGTGGTGCGCTAAAAATAAAAGACCCTAGGAGACGGTATGGTCTCATCCAAGCACCTTTCCATTTCACTATATTTATATTTACCTTGAACTTGCACGGTTAGCCTCGCGATAAGACTATTACACGGTGACGATGCAAACAACTACTTACGTGGACCAACGACACGTGGCGCGCCAACTTCGCCCAGCTATGCGCATCAGCGACTCAAACCCGACTATATGAGCTATGTTTCCGGCACCAGTAGTAATCGCATGATACCAACTCGTTGTAAATCCACCTTGTGCCCGATATGCATAATGGTGCATCTCCCGTTCTGCGCATCACACAATCCCTCCAATAAGCCTCCCTCTGCGTCAACAAGTCTACCTGGATGACTCGTCCCCACAATGTCGAGGATCCGCAAGCTAGTTGTCTCCATTGACGACATACTTGTGAGCATGAGCGTAGAATGTTTAGAGTGAGGAACGTTGAGTTCTGTTTCCCTTCACCTAGCGTGTCTGTGTTCATCGAGAATATGTATCCCAGCACGTCAAAATCGAGTCGATATATTGGGGAGTAGCTCGCCTCCTTGTCTCCATCTAGCATGTACTTAGATTCAAACATCTGCATCCCGGGGTAAGTGTAGTGGGGAATCTCTACTGACTTGCATTGAAGCACAGGGGCGTCTGCTGCTCTGCGCAAGCGTGTCCGAAGACCTGCCTTGCTGAAGAGGCTGATGACCGCAGAAGAGTTGGCCCCTCTTTTCAATGTATGTTGCGTGTTACTTGAATGTCTGTCATCTCATGTTCTGACGATGTTTTCGTAGAACGATGATTATGTTTGTACAGCTACTCTCTGATGCCCTGTCTTACATCTCAGACAAATGTTATTCTGCGAACAGATTGGATGGTCTGGCTTCACAAATGTTGGATACCCCAAGACCGTTCCAACTGTACGTGTTTCCATCATCACTACCTGAGACAATTCAAGTGAAATCGTGTCATTTTCCAGGCCAATCGCAAACCATATAGAAGCGAACAACCTACAAGACGATCCTGCCACCAAGAAAAAGTTCAACCTTTTCGTAGGATCCAGTGTTGGCCCTAAGTGGAGGACAGATGGGCGAGATTCGATATGTACGCTTCATCTCACATTTACTTCACGACTACACGTTTAGGATCGCGCGGCGGTACCCCCATCAGGTCGGAAAAGACATAGCAAAGGGAATCAATGCAGGAAGGATTGTGTTTGCAGATAAACACTTGTTCAGTGCGTCTTTTCTTTGTACCTCCTTTCTCCGACACCCCACTCACTTCCATTCCCAATGAACCAATAGTGTTTCCACAAGATCTCACATACGGCTACTACTCCCTCCGCCGCAATCACGGGGACCCATCCAAGCCTCTGGACTGGGCCATCGTCGAAGCGACCGCCATTACTGAAGAGGGAGGTATCGTCCCCGGTGCGTCAGTGGGGGTGACACCCTAGATTCTGCAGAGCGCGGAGAAGATTGGTGTCAGAAGAGGTGTAGCTTGACCTGTCGAGTTCAATTCCAAAATTGTGTCCCCAAGTGAGTAAATATAAAATACATGAGTAATGTATGCTCAAATCAAATCTcaatttccttttcaaaagCCACGGAAAGCCGCCCGCGTCCTCTCACACTTGTGTACATCGGCGAAACACGAAAAACCGACGCGTAGAACGACGAAGAGGTCCACGGGATTGCGAGAGGCACATGGCAAAACCACCTACACAGCGCACCTCCCTGGCTGCCCATCACGCGCTCGTTCAACTTGGATCGCGTGTCCAGTCGGTCTCTGCGGGAGAGGGTCAGGTTTGGGGGCGGGAGTCGTGCACGACGCGAAgaaatggtggtggtggtgatgagcGCGTCAGGCAGACTGTCAAGGTGAGTGGTGTTCACTGTGCATAGTACTCACCCTCGTGTCTTCACTAGGCAGTGGGTTAGCTTGCCATGGTCGCTGTGCAATGGGACGTCAGTATTGAACGACACGTCGCAATGGTTCAACTAACCCTCTCTGCCGTCGTCTCCCTCTCATCGCTGTCTATGGCGCCGGAATAGTGTCAGAGTGGAATGTGGAGTCTACCGAGGTGAGTCGTGGACACCGTACACAGCACTCACCGTCCGATGTGCATCACCCAGCGCGTCAGCTTGTCGTTAGAGCTGTGCACCCACCGTCAGCActgaaagacatgtcaagTCAGTTCAGCTTACCTTGTCACCGCCGTTGTCTTCCTCATTCGCAGTCGCATTCGTGGTGCACACACGTCTGGGGGTTGTTCGGAGAGGTGCCAGCATTCGGCGTACATCCCACAGATAAGCACTCACTATTGTACGTGTCTGCGACTCTCCCGTCGCGTCGCGTTGCCCGTTGTCAACGTCTGTGGATCAGTAGAACGGTGTCTGCGATGGGGCAAGGAGTGAAGGTACATTGTTTGATGCAAAGCTTTTTCCCAAACAAAGCCTAATTATTCCTTCGACATCGCGAAAGGTACGTTTTTTGCCAATGACCCTCTGGACCAAACAGAGACCTCCCCTTTCGACTAACTCGACCAACCTTCGACCACTGCGCACAAATGGTCAGATTATTTTACAAGAATTATGTACAACTATTAGTATCCCTCCTAAGCCTCAGCAAGGCTCTGATTTTCAAGGGTAATTTAAATGTAAAATGGGATAACAAACCGTTCTTTGATCTTACCTGTACATCTTTCCTATTGGTACCCAAACTCTGAATTGAAAAATACACAATTGAGGATTGGGTGGCGTGTTACTTGTAACACCactcttcaagcttcaaaatCCACGCTTAGTATATGTCGGGACTCGATATGACACATGAACGTTGAATTCCACGTTGGAATGCTAAGGGTATGGGCCAAGGTATGGGCATTAAGTAATTATGTTTTATTCTCGTACATGAATTGGCAACGATACTATCCCATAGTCTGTCCGTCTGTGGTGTTGATAAATTCCATGAGCTCACGCAATACCGTGTTAGCCATTCCTATTTTCCCTCTTCTACCACAATTTGGACAGAGATATATTCGTCTGAATCCTCTCCATTTCCTTTCATATTGAGATATGCATCTATTGCAGCACCCATGTCCGCATTCGAATGAACTAATTGGCAGTTAGTGATTCAGCCGTAAAGTCGAATAGAGAAAATTTACTGACAGTGACGAATGTTTGATGATCGATGAACATAGTGAACATCGTGCGTGACGAATGATCAAAGCTTTTAACTTCCATTACGGATGTCAGTAGTTAATCATTTCCTCTCTGTAAAAGCACAAACCGCGTCGAATTGGTCTGCGTACTGTTCCGCGTAACCGCTGTTGAAGGACACGTCACCCTGAAAATCACTAACATTAGCAAAATCTTTATGCTCGACGCAACAAGAAACTTCAAACGCACATTTCCGACTTCAATACCGAAAGCTTCGGTAACTCTGATGACATGTTCGATGCTTGTGACATTCTAGCTAGAGCTATCAGAAAAGGGATAGGCCTTTGTACAGGTGGCTCCTACGTTCTTGCAATCGACCAACTCCTTTTCTATCTGTTAAATGGGACATGAAACCATGGGTAAGACGATGAAGGTCACATGAATTAACCTTTTCGAAAGCCAAGAGTTTTGATTGCAGTTCTTCTTTGTAAAT
This portion of the Psilocybe cubensis strain MGC-MH-2018 chromosome 12, whole genome shotgun sequence genome encodes:
- a CDS encoding Acetyl-CoA hydrolase encodes the protein MYLDSNICIPGTGASAALRKRVRRPALLKRLMTAEELAPLFNNDDYIGWSGFTNVGYPKTVPTDRAAVPPSVRLFFVPPFSDTPLTSIPNEPIVFPQDLTYGYYSLRRNHGDPSKPLDWAIVEATAITEEGGIVPGASVGVTP